Proteins co-encoded in one Bacteroidetes bacterium SB0662_bin_6 genomic window:
- a CDS encoding creatininase family protein produces the protein MSIRPYILAETNWKSVRQTTYDVAVLPWGATEAHNYHLPYSTDVVECDHIAAEAARKAWETGANIIVLPTIPFGVNTGQLDIKLDMNLYPSTQAAILGDVVDAVSRTEIRKLLILNGHGGNDFRQMLREIGAAHPEMFLCEMHWFRIMNLAEYFEMPVDHAGEMETSLIMYLCPELVLPLEEAGDGAERRFNIEGLREKWVWAERQWSKVTDSTGVGDPSRATPDKGARFFDDVTTKIAAFLKELADADLDDLYE, from the coding sequence ATGTCCATTCGCCCGTACATCCTTGCCGAAACAAACTGGAAGTCCGTTCGGCAAACCACATACGATGTGGCGGTCCTGCCCTGGGGCGCAACGGAAGCGCACAATTATCACCTGCCCTACTCCACCGATGTGGTCGAATGCGATCATATCGCCGCCGAGGCAGCGCGCAAGGCATGGGAAACCGGCGCCAACATCATTGTCCTGCCCACGATTCCTTTCGGCGTCAATACCGGGCAACTGGACATAAAGCTCGATATGAACCTCTACCCGAGTACGCAGGCCGCCATTCTCGGGGATGTTGTCGATGCGGTATCGCGCACCGAAATCCGGAAACTGCTTATACTCAACGGCCACGGAGGCAACGATTTTCGACAAATGCTCCGGGAAATCGGCGCCGCGCATCCAGAGATGTTTCTGTGTGAAATGCACTGGTTCCGGATTATGAACCTTGCGGAGTATTTCGAAATGCCGGTGGATCATGCCGGTGAAATGGAAACAAGCCTTATAATGTACCTTTGCCCTGAACTGGTGCTTCCGCTCGAAGAAGCCGGCGACGGTGCAGAGCGGCGGTTCAACATCGAGGGGTTACGGGAAAAATGGGTCTGGGCCGAACGACAGTGGTCGAAGGTAACCGACAGTACCGGGGTTGGAGACCCTTCGCGGGCCACTCCGGACAAGGGCGCTCGATTCTTTGACGATGTGACCACGAAAATCGCGGCGTTCCTGAAGGAACTGGCGGACGCCGATCTCGACGACCTGTACGAATAA
- a CDS encoding site-specific DNA-methyltransferase — MRVNGQDTPVMECKDNLAFMRELDDEQMKLIVTSPPYNLGKSYEKRAPLKEYLHRQDRVISECVRLLHPSGSLCWQVGNYVEQGEIIPLDTVLYPLFRKHDLKMRNRIVWHFGHGLHCSKRFSGRYETINWWTRSNDYTFHLDPVRIPAKYPNKRHFKGPNIGRLSGNPNGKNPSDVWLFPNVKSNHVEKTIHPCQFPVELVERLVLSMTDPGDAVFDPYMGVGSSIIAALMHGRKAYGCDIVPEYVAIARERVQALHDGTLRTRPMGKPVYDPGQRHSGQ, encoded by the coding sequence ATGCGGGTGAACGGGCAGGACACACCGGTCATGGAATGCAAGGATAACCTTGCATTCATGCGGGAACTCGACGACGAGCAGATGAAACTGATCGTCACGTCCCCTCCCTACAATCTCGGAAAATCCTACGAAAAACGGGCGCCCCTGAAAGAGTACCTGCACCGGCAGGATCGCGTCATTTCCGAGTGCGTGCGGCTCCTGCACCCCTCGGGCTCCCTGTGCTGGCAGGTCGGAAACTATGTGGAGCAGGGAGAAATTATCCCGCTCGATACCGTGCTGTACCCCCTCTTCCGCAAGCATGATCTGAAGATGCGGAACCGCATCGTGTGGCACTTCGGGCATGGCCTGCATTGCTCGAAGCGGTTCTCCGGGCGCTACGAAACGATCAACTGGTGGACCCGGAGCAACGATTATACGTTTCACCTGGACCCGGTACGCATTCCGGCCAAATATCCGAACAAGCGGCATTTCAAGGGACCGAACATCGGGCGGCTTTCGGGCAACCCGAATGGTAAAAATCCCAGCGATGTGTGGCTATTCCCCAACGTCAAGAGCAATCACGTGGAAAAAACGATCCACCCCTGCCAGTTTCCCGTTGAACTGGTGGAGCGGCTCGTACTGTCCATGACCGATCCGGGCGATGCGGTTTTCGATCCGTATATGGGCGTTGGATCGTCGATCATCGCAGCCCTGATGCACGGCAGAAAAGCATACGGTTGCGACATCGTGCCCGAATACGTGGCGATCGCCCGCGAGCGGGTTCAGGCGCTGCACGACGGCACGCTCCGCACGCGCCCCATGGGGAAACCCGTGTACGATCCCGGCCAACGGCATAGCGGGCAGTGA
- a CDS encoding nucleoside 2-deoxyribosyltransferase: MPERARKTLYLANPYGFSAQQKAGPLADLAAALNEAGAEVWEPFERNNQIDFSKEGWAYEVGQADVRDVREADGIFAVVNGCPPDEGVMVELGLAIAWGKPTFLFRDDFRRCTDSETYPLNLMLFAGLPARGWERWWYTSMEEIADPNKALVPWLRGETST; the protein is encoded by the coding sequence ATGCCGGAACGCGCCCGCAAGACGCTGTATCTCGCCAACCCCTACGGATTCTCGGCGCAGCAAAAGGCCGGACCGCTGGCTGATCTCGCGGCCGCGCTGAACGAAGCCGGTGCGGAAGTGTGGGAGCCCTTCGAACGCAACAATCAGATCGACTTCAGCAAGGAAGGCTGGGCCTACGAGGTAGGACAGGCCGATGTGCGGGACGTGCGCGAAGCCGACGGGATATTCGCTGTGGTAAACGGATGCCCCCCGGATGAAGGCGTCATGGTGGAATTGGGTCTGGCCATTGCCTGGGGCAAACCGACGTTTCTGTTCCGGGACGACTTCCGGCGCTGTACGGACAGCGAAACCTATCCGCTCAACCTGATGCTCTTCGCAGGGCTTCCGGCCCGGGGATGGGAACGCTGGTGGTACACTTCCATGGAGGAGATCGCCGACCCGAACAAGGCGCTGGTTCCGTGGCTGCGCGGAGAAACGTCCACCTGA
- a CDS encoding single-stranded DNA-binding protein, giving the protein MAYAINKVILIGNLGQDPEMRYTGNGTPVCNMRLATTERYKDANGEMVERTEWHNIVAWARLAEICGEYLRKGSKVYFEGQLQTRSWEDRDGNTRYTTEVRAREMMMLDSRGENGSGGGFSGGGANRSRNAAAASKAPVEDTAGFEPDDDLPF; this is encoded by the coding sequence ATGGCATATGCCATCAACAAAGTCATTCTGATTGGAAATCTGGGGCAGGACCCGGAAATGCGCTACACCGGAAACGGGACGCCGGTATGCAACATGCGGCTGGCAACCACCGAGCGCTACAAGGACGCAAACGGCGAAATGGTCGAGCGGACCGAATGGCACAACATCGTAGCCTGGGCCCGTCTTGCGGAAATCTGCGGCGAATACCTGCGAAAAGGATCCAAAGTGTATTTCGAGGGGCAATTGCAGACGCGCTCCTGGGAAGACCGTGACGGTAACACACGCTATACGACGGAAGTCCGCGCCCGCGAAATGATGATGCTCGACTCGCGGGGCGAGAACGGGTCGGGAGGCGGTTTTTCCGGAGGGGGAGCGAATCGATCCCGGAATGCGGCGGCCGCAAGCAAAGCCCCCGTCGAGGATACGGCAGGGTTCGAACCGGACGACGATCTCCCGTTCTGA